The sequence GTAAACGATAGAATCGGAATAAGGAACTAGAGCGTTGAAGAGAGAGAACAACAAAAGAACCAGATTGTCGATAGTTGTTGAAACGAATCTTAAGCTTGAAAATGGGTTCATATCCAAACTGTGAATGAGAGGAATCAAAGTAGAACTGTAAGAGAAGTGAAGAACACTACATTTCAAAAGTTTGCTGTACATAAAATTTATTTACGATAGGAAGGGAAAACGATGAAACGAGCAATAGTTAGTATTCTATTTTTAGTTGGATTAGGTATCTTTTCCTATCCTATGATAAGTAATATTTTATCGACAAAAGTACATCAATCCGTTGTCAAAGAATACGAAGAAACGATTGACAAGATGGATAAGCAATCGATCAAAAAGGAAAAGGAAAAAGCAGATAAACATAATGAAAAATTAAGGGATTCTGAGATAGATTTTGTCGATCCTTTTTCAACAGGGGGAGCATCTAAGGAAACCACGGCAGGAAATAAAAGTTATTATGATGCTTTAAATGTCGGACCTGCAATTGGCAGTCTTGAGATTCCCAAAATTGATTTACTTCTTCCTATCTACCATGGAACAAGTGAAGAGGTTTTATCGCGAGGGGTTGGACATTTAGAGAACTCCTCGCTGCCAACTGGAAAACCAGGTACTCACAGTGTATTAACAGCTCATCGAGGCTTACCAAGTGCTGAGTTATTTCGCAATTTAGATGATTTAACGATAGGGGATCAATTTTACATAAACGTATTGAATGAAACGTTTGCGTATGAAGTATTTGATGTAGACATTGTCTTACCCCATCAAACGGAATGGTTAAAAATGAAGAATGATGAAGAAATTGTAACATTACTTACTTGTGAACCATATATGATAAATACACATCGCATGCTAGTAAAGGGCAAGCGTGTACCTTACGATCCATCCAAAGTAGAATCAGCAGAAGCAAATGATAATTTATGGATTGTAATTGGTTTAGGTATTTTCTTTCTACTATTGGTCATCTGGGGTATGAAACGGCGAAAACGGAGGAAGCAGGTGGAGGTAAGATGAAAGGGAAAAAAGCAATTACCTTGTTGTTTGTGATTGGTTTAGCTATTCTTGTATATCCTCATGTCGCTAAGCTGATTAACAGTTACCTACAAAAGCAACAGGTGGATGAATTCCAAGATAGTTTAGAGAATAAGACTGATCAAGAAATAGATGAATTGATGAAGCGAGCTTCCGCATGTAATGAAAAGATTTATTATAATCGCTCTGGAATTCGTGACCCGTTTGCCGATAATGAAAAAAAACTGCATGCATTGAAAGAATGCTTAGGACTTGATGATGATGAGGTGTTTGCCGCGATTGAAATTCCAAAGTTGGGGGAAATTATCCCTATTTTTTTAGGAGCTTCTGAGAAAACTTTAGCAAAAGGAATCGGACAAATAGAAGGGTCTTCTCTTCCTGTTGGTGGAAAGAGTAACCATACGGTATTAGCCGGTCACCGTGGTATGGGCACGAAGGCAATGTTTCGTCATGTTGATGAGTTAAAGGAAGGTGATCTTTTTTATATACATACGATGACGGGAACACTCACTTATCGTGTATTTGGTCAGAAAGTAATCAACCCACAAGAAACAGAAGCATTGGAAATTCAAGAAAATCGGGATTTGGCCACATTATTTACATGTCATCCTTACCCTACTGATTATCAACGACTATTGATACAAGCTGAGCGAGCAGATGAGGAGAAGGTAGTTAAGGGAAAATAAAGCTTGGCTGAAAAACTGCTATGCTATCAATATAGTAATGAGGAAACGAAATGTTATAAAATACGATGGAATTGAAAAATCAAAACTTGACAAGGATAAATATGGTACATACAGTAAAAATAAGCTCATGACAGAAATGCACGACCGTCATGAGCAGGATGTTATATTCTAAACTCTTAGCTCTGCTGCATTTCACATGGTTATCCAATAGTTTCGATCATATTTTCTTTTTTCAGTGCTTCAAACACCTTAGTGGCAAATTGTTCTAATTGTTCCCAGCTGGTTTTTGCTATATTTACATCTTCTTCTAACAACTCAAAATCTTGTGCATCAAAAACAGCAACGTTATTTACGAGATGACAGTATTTTGCAGCTATAACATGCCACTGATTTGAAATATTTTGAAGCGAGTCAATGGCTTTATCAATGGTATCTGCCAGAGTGGTAAGCTTATTTTCTATGTCTGTTATAATAACTACTTCTTTTTCTATACCTGATATTTGCGCTTGTAAACTAGCAATTTGGCTCTCTGCGTTGTCTTTTTCTTTAACAGCTTCAGCTATGATTGGTCCTCCGGCAATGCAAAAAATAATAAGTCCACATAATATTGCTCCACCGCCTATTTTCCACTTCGCATTTTCTATGATCCTGTGATAATGTTCAATTTGCTCTTTTAACATCGGGATGCTGGCATCTGATTGTGATAATACAACTTGCAATTGATTAGAATTTTCTTTAAAGTGCTTTACGTCTTCGCTAATGCTATCTCGATACGTCGTCAAATCCTTTATCATATCATCAACTTTTTCACTGTTTCTTAAAATTGTTTGATACAATTCCTCTATTTCTTTTTGTACGTGCTGTTCATTTTTTTGCTCAATTGCATTTAATAAATGATTATAATGATCTTGCCAGGTTTTATTAAAATCTACTACTGTTTTTATGGATAATCTAATATTTGGTTTTAATTGATCTAACCAATAAGTAGCATTTTCTTGAGCATCTGTAAAGTTAGTACGTATATTTACTTTTAAATGATTATCAACAGAGCTTATTCCATTTAATTGGGGTAATTGACTGTCGATAACGGAATGTGCATAAGAATCAATAACAAGAATGCTTGAAGCAGCAGTTTCTAATTTTTCTTGGAAATTATCCGGACCAAGTTCATTTCCCTGTTGTTGAGCAGTTACTATATTTGGTGGAAATACGTAAGTCATTGTAAAAATAATCGTGATCATTGCTACGATTATTTTTTTAATTTGACCCTTTTTCATCGTCATCACCCACTTTTGGATTTTATTTTCTAGGAGATTATAAAATTAGTACATAGTGGGATATCTTTTTCAAAAAATAGCATTGTCCAGTTTAAGCGCTTAAACCTTGAATGAAGTTTCACTTGATTTCATAAGAGGTTCTGCGGTTGTATGTTGCTAACCGAGCGGTTCTAGCTTTTGTTCATAGGGGAAGTATGTTTGTAAGTACTTCCCCCAACTATACTTATTGATGATCTACTATTTTAATTTCTTCTACATATAACTTTTCTGCAAAGTCTTTAATATTGCTCCAACTCGTTTTAGCAATTACTAAATCTTCTTTTAAAAGTTCAAAGTCTTCCGGGTCCATTATATCGATGTTACTAACTAAGCTTCTATATTTTGCTTCCATTGTACTCCATTGAGTAGATATATTTTGTAAGGAATCGATAGCAAGGTCAATTGTATCTGTTAAGAATTCCATTTGCTTTTTGATTGCAGTTATACTAGCCAACTGGATTTGCGCTTCTTGAATATTTCCGGTAAGAACTTTAATTTCTTCTTGCGCTTGATCTATTCCTTGTTTAGCTAATACAATTCCTGTTATTCCTCCTCCAGTTGCTCCTGCTCCTCCAGCAATTAAACCTATACCAAGAGGGGTTCCGGCACCTGTAACCAGTACAGCTACACCACCTACAATGGCAATTGGTCCTGCTGCAGTAGCTACTGAAGATGCTATCAAGATATTGTTATATTTACTTATCGATTCATAATATGCGTCAATTTGTTTTTGAAAAAGTGGGATACCTGTATCCTGGCTCGTTAAAATGGTCGATAATTGGTTAGTGTTTGCTTTTAATTTTTGTGTATCGGTTTGTAATTTTTCTCTAAACTGTTTTAAATCAACAATTAACTTATCGACTTCTCGTTTGTTTTCCAAAACGCTATTAGAAAGTCTTGTTAATCTTGCAGTTAAAGCTTGTGTATCTTTGTTTTCTGTAGCTTCTAATAACTTATTATAATACCCTTCAAATTTATTATCATAATTAATAATATTCTCGTTCGTTGCAATTAATTGCGGCTTTAATTGATCGAGCCATTCCTTTGCATTTTCTCTTGCGTTGTCCTGATCCATTAATATTTTTTTCTGTAAATTTGTTTCAATGGAATTTACGTATTTAAAGCTTATATTGGGCTGTTTAATGACTGTCAACGCATAAAGATCCATGACCAGTGCATTGGATCCGGTTGTTTTCATCGCTTCTCTAAGACCATCCGGACCTAATTCAAATTTATTGTATATGTCGGTTGGATCTGTTTGAGCTTGCTCTTGTGTTGTGTTTTTTGCATAGGCATAGGAAGGTACGACATTACTAAACACGATTGTTACTGCCATTATCGGAAGAAGAAAAGATTTATATATTTTGGACAATTTGATTCCTCCTAACAAGAGAGCTGAATTTTTACTTTATGTTTGTGGTAAAACCTTCAAATTGTTCTGTCTGTTTGTTGATCTGCAACATAATTTCTTTTAAGTACTTTAATTGGCTTTGCAGTTCAGAAGGATTTATTTCTCCAGAAAGCACATTATCTTTTAACTTGTCCATGATATTATTTAAAGTTGTAAATTCATTGACAATATAATCAAAAATAGCAACCTCCCGTTTCACCATTTCAGCAAAACCAATGATTTGATCTTCAACGATTGTAACTTCTGTTGCTTGTTGCTCAAATTTAGATAGTTTCTTCATTAGTGCGGTTACTTCCTGTTGTTTTTGCTGGATGGTTGTAGCTGATAGTTTTGTTTTAAAGCTAGTAGCATTCGCTATTTCTTTACTAATAGCTTCAATGGATGCAACATCAACTGTTTGAGTTTCGGCACTTGTTTTAACCGTATTATAAAGTAACTTACCAAATCTAAATGAAAAATCATATACTTCATCTGGATTAGTGATAATTTTAATAAGCTCATCTTGGATTTCTGCTAATAGACCCTTCACAGTTTCTCTTATTTGTATCGCTTCACTGTTATGTCCATTTAATAACTCAACTGCTTTCGTTGCTTTTTCAGAAAATGCCTTGCTATCAGAATCAAGAAGATCTTTGTAGGCATTTAGGTCTAAGGAGGTGCGTTTTAAATCTGCTTGCATATCCTCAACATTGCCTAGAAGCCGATTGAATCTATTTAAAAAGTCTATTTTTGCTTGTTCATTATTATCAATTTCTCCAGCTAATTCATATAAGCGAGTGTAGTATTGATCAACCCGTTGACTTAGACCATTCATGTTTTCATTTAAATAGATTAGTTGCGGACTATATTCATCCAACCACTCACGGACATTCTCTCTAGCAATTTGTTGATGGTTAGTTAAACTGCTCATGTTTTTTATATCAAGGGTTGGCTGTTTTAAAACAACAAGTCCGTATGATTGTAACAGCGGGTATTGTGATCCTAATGACCTTATCCAATTGGAGAATGTGATTGATCTAAGTTCTTTGTTTGTTTCGGCTAAAGCATTTTGGGGGATCATGGTGCTTAAAATGATAGCCAAAACCATAAAAAATGCTACTAATTTTTTCTTCATTGAAAAATCTCCTCCTTGGCTGACAATCCTGTAGTATTTTAGCTAATATGAATAGCTTTCTAGCAAGATTAACCAGTTTATTTTAACTTAATATATAAGAATATTAAAGTTATTAACTTAGTTAAGAAGTGATGTATAGCTGCAAATTTTTGGTACCGTATTCAAGAATTATGGAGAATACGAAAATATATCGAGATGATTATGGGCACTTAAATTCTTGATTTCATTCAAAGGCCTTTAGGTCATACCCTTTTAGGTACTAATATTAAGTAAGAGATGAGGTAAAATGTTTATCATATGAAACTTCACTTTATCTTTTTCGGAAACTAATTTTTCTAATGGAGGATTTTAAATTACCCTGTAACAATTGTTTGGGTTAATAGTAAAAACAAAGTAAGAACGAGATAACATAATGGTTCTATATATTTACTTTTCATTTTTTATACATAATAATCATCTGAATAATTAAATAATTTGCGTTTAAGTTCAATTAATTTATTCTATAATACTACATTTTTTGTTTATTATGGCAATAAAATTAAAAATTAATGAAATAACGGTTACAAAATTAACAAATATATTAAAAAAGTTTATCTCCCTTACCTTGATGCCTATTCAATGAACAAAAGGTGAGGGTTACGAATGTATATTTATCAAAAGAAATAGGGATATCATTCGCTTTTTAGTTGTTTTTTGGTCTGTTTTAGGAAGTTTATAGGTAGTATTTTCACTAATAGATTCCGGTTAGGGGGTAAGTATTAGAATGAAGTAAAGCCTATTTGCTTAGAGAAAAGGTGACTTATGTTTACTAGTTTGCAGCTTCTATTTTTAATCGGCATATCTCCACCAAAGCATCGAATCCTAACGCAGTTGTTAACAGTAAAATAAAATAATTAGACTAGTCGCTTCAATGATTATGTTGTCGCTCTTGGCAGAACCACGTGCAAGAGTAGGAGACCATACAATGACAAGATTGAATTACCTTGTCAACAAAAACCGGTTAATAACAAAAGCAAGCCTCTTATCTTTTATTAGAGGCTTGCTTATATATTAAAATCTGAATTGATTAAAATTATTTTGTGAAATCAATTTTCTTTGCCAACCAATAAATGATCACTCCACCAATGGTCATAGACAATAGTTCGCCAACACCAACGGTTAGCCATGTGTAAAAGAATGGTAAGTCAAACAGAATAGTTAGTTGTGCTGCAACAGTAAACATGGAAATAGCGAAAATGATAGCAGTTATACCTATTTTTATAATGTCATTTTGCAGTCGTTTGGTTACATATCTACATAAAATTAAAACAAGAAAAGTGGCAACACCACCAATGGGAACATCTAAAAACCATGTAGGAGACATGAAATTAGCAATGATAACTCCTAACGTTACTGCAATGACATAACGCTTGTGGTACAGTGCTAGAAAATTAAACATTTCGGAAAAACGAAATTGTATAGCAGCAAAACTAATTGGAGCTAACCATACTGTAATTATTACATAGAGCGCACAAATAAGAGAAATTTTAGTTAGCTCTGAGATCATCGAGGTTGAAGATGGATGGGAAACTGATTTATACATTTTATATTCTCCTTTGTAAAATAGCTTGACAGCTATTTTAGTAATAACTGCGACCAAAGAAGGAAGTGTCACAGTGCAACTTTTATAAGTTTGCCAAGCTATTATATCCAAAGAAGACTGGTTGTGCAATAGGAATTATTTATTTGTCCATCCTCCGTCAATAGGAATCACAACGCCATGAATATAGTCAGCAGCTTTACTTGCTAAAAACAGTGTTAGATCAGCTACTTCCGATGGATCTGCCCATCTTCCGGCGGGTGTTTCTTCAGCGACCCACTTTGCCATTTGACTATCTCCGAGAAAATCAGCTTTGTTCATTGGCGTTTTGATCGCACCTGGTGCAATAGCATTAGCGCGTACTCCATTTCTGCAATAATCATAATCAAGCTGTTTTGTATAACCAATAATGGCATGCTTGGAAGCAGTATATGCCGCACCGCCACCCCCGGCAACAATACCTGCAATAGATGCCATGTTGATGATGACTCCTCTTTCATTTTGGAGCATATGCGGAAGTACAGAATTAGTCACAAAATAGGTTCCTTTTACATTTGTATTCATAATTTTATCCCATAATAGCTCTTCTGTTTCTAATGTTTTAGCATAACCATCTAAAACCCCTGCTGTGTTTAATAAAATATCAATTTGTTTAAATTTCTTTATTGCTTGTCTCACAGCTTGCTGGACTGCATTTTTATTAGCGACGCTTCCAACTGTATAGGCAAAGTGATTCTCATATTGCTTGAATATTTCTTTCAAGTTTTCTTCGTCCCTATCTAAAACAAACACATTGGCACCGTTTTTTAGAAAAGCAATGGCTTGTGCTTTTCCAATACCTGAAGCACCACCAGTAATAAAAACAGTTTGTCCTCTAAATTCTTCAAATTTCATTTAAAACCTCCATGGATGTATTGTCATTCTATAATTTTCCAGTCATCAGCAAGAATGTCGCATACAGTAGGTGTAAACATCGTGTAACCTTCACCAGATACATTAATTAAAAAGTATGGATTGAGTTTTTCTCCATCATGCTGGCTCTCCCCAACAAGTTTCACATATAATTCAGCGCCACCCCACCCTTTACGAATGACCTTTTTCCCAGCTTTTAATTCAGGTAATATTTGTTCAAACGTCATATTTATCATCCTTTGTTCGATATTTTTAGTTAAAATAAGCTAGTTGTATGGTTCGGTAATTAATTTACCTAGCCACATTAAGCAACTGTAACTCAAGTATATGTTGGCATAAAGCTTGAAGCAAGTAAATAACGTATGACCCGGGGGAATATACTTTTTATCCCGCATGTAAGGTGCCGTAAGACTCCCACTTCAAGAGCCTTAAGTTGATACAAAAGGTCTAAGTGGGAGAAAACGGCACCTAAATGCCCGATACGTTCAACTAACATTCAGTAGGAGTTGGAAGAAAACTCCTACTGAATGAAGGTTCATTTTATACACAAGGAATTCATCTATAGACCTTTATAGGAACCCACTTAGTATAAACTTCTCGATTTTTTAAGTAATACTATCTCCACTAATTCACAAAACAATACTTTTGTATGGAAGTCTCCCACCATTAACCATCTTTCCTCATGAGTCTAAGAGCTTATTTTGGGAAATCTTTCAGTTACTGCTACACTTTGCTAATTTTCGAATATATACTATACATAACTGAAAAATGTGAATCATTTTGGAAAATCCCCATGCGTATTGGAGGCTGAAATGTGAAGGATAGAATTTACATTTTATTACTACTTTTAATAGTAGTTTTCTTAGGAGGTTGTCAAATGGAAAGTAAAGAAACAAGAAAACCTTCAGAAATGAATGTGGAAGACTTACCGGATGTAAGAGCTTTTCAAGATGAATTTACTCGAAACTTTTTGCAATCGACGGAAGAAACAAGATCTGGCTACTACCCATTTTTGTCTGGAACTGGAAAATATAAAATGGATTTTCCGGCTGGTGGAATTATTGGTGAAAAGTCATATGCACGAAAAGAAAAGGATTATGAAGAATACTCTGTTCATATTCAGAGTGACATTGTTGGTGAAGCAATGATTACGATATTTTATTTTTCTTATGATACGACAGATGAATTAGAATCTAATTTAGATAGTTTCAGTACTAGAATTGGTAAGAATATAAATTTCAAAAAGATAGATGGAGAAAATCAGTCATTTTATTATGGAAACTTTGAGCGGAATGAATTTCATACGTATACAAGTTATATACAAAATGAAAAAGATGATGGGGCACTTGAAGTTGTTTATCAAATCGATTGCAGGCAAGAAGAAAAAGCAAAATGTAATAAAAATAAAGAAAAGAATGAAAAACATGTTATAGACTGGATGAAGTCCATCCGCTTTATAAATGAAAGTAAGGAAGTGAATGGATAATGAGTGATATGATTATGCATTCGTCCGAAATGCGGTTAAGATTAACCCAGTTAGGATACGACGATAAGTTATCGAAGGAGGAAATTATAGAAAAGGTAAAGAGAATATATTTGGGGAAACCGGGAAGAAGCTGAAAGCAGATATTCAGGTATATACATCAAAAGAGGCAAGAGTTGGTGAAAAGTCTGGATATGACGGTATAGCAATTTATTTAGATTCTAAGGAAAATAAAAAAGATGAATTATACGTTATTTCACAGGGATCTAAGGATATTAAGGATTGGGATTATAATATAAAAGCAATGTTAGCAGGAAAAGATATTCGGCAAGCTAAAGCAACGAATAAATTTGTAAAAGCAACACAGGGTCATTTTAACCTCAATAAAAATGAAGATTCAACATCTATTATTGGTTTATCGCATTCACTAGCTCATAATAATAATACGACTGCTTATTTACTATATGATACTTTTGATGAAATATATAGTGTAAATGGCGCGCAAACAAATTATTATCAACTCTACAATGCTAATCTTGAATTTAGAGAGACTGTTCAAAGTAAATTTTCTATTTCTCCCATAGACCCAAATGCGGTCTATGATATAGACCCAAACAAACTCCGTCAATTTGCTGAAGCTTACTATAAAGACAAAGCAAAAAATATCCATCAAATTATCTCTGAGGATGATCCACTTTATGCTGTGAGTGTTGCACGCGGGTTTTTTACGCTTGGGAACGTAGAGATTATAGATACGAATCATGATTATCCAGGGCTTCGTTCTCTTATTGAAGATATTCCAGATGAAGTGATTAAGGATTTTCAGGAACTGGCAATTCAGTATACCACTGCTTCTAACCAAGGTGGTATTAAAACAGTTATGCACGATATTTTAGGTGTTAATATGGATGTCGTAAATAAGATGGATAATTGGTTCAACTCTCTTAAAGCCTATGCCACATATCAACCTGAAATTGATACTATGATTCGCCAGTTGGATAAAAAATTACCTGGTGTATTAAAGCGAGTGAAAACGATTACTAGTAATGCCGATTTAATGTTTGGAAGATTGGTAATGGCAGGGTATATATCGAATTCGCAAAAACAGGTCATTGTCAAAGAATTTACCAATATCGAAACAGAATTAGATGGTATTCGGGAAACGTTATCTCGATT is a genomic window of Virgibacillus proomii containing:
- a CDS encoding 3-oxoacyl-ACP reductase, whose translation is MKFEEFRGQTVFITGGASGIGKAQAIAFLKNGANVFVLDRDEENLKEIFKQYENHFAYTVGSVANKNAVQQAVRQAIKKFKQIDILLNTAGVLDGYAKTLETEELLWDKIMNTNVKGTYFVTNSVLPHMLQNERGVIINMASIAGIVAGGGGAAYTASKHAIIGYTKQLDYDYCRNGVRANAIAPGAIKTPMNKADFLGDSQMAKWVAEETPAGRWADPSEVADLTLFLASKAADYIHGVVIPIDGGWTNK
- a CDS encoding non-hemolytic enterotoxin subunit C; its protein translation is MKKGQIKKIIVAMITIIFTMTYVFPPNIVTAQQQGNELGPDNFQEKLETAASSILVIDSYAHSVIDSQLPQLNGISSVDNHLKVNIRTNFTDAQENATYWLDQLKPNIRLSIKTVVDFNKTWQDHYNHLLNAIEQKNEQHVQKEIEELYQTILRNSEKVDDMIKDLTTYRDSISEDVKHFKENSNQLQVVLSQSDASIPMLKEQIEHYHRIIENAKWKIGGGAILCGLIIFCIAGGPIIAEAVKEKDNAESQIASLQAQISGIEKEVVIITDIENKLTTLADTIDKAIDSLQNISNQWHVIAAKYCHLVNNVAVFDAQDFELLEEDVNIAKTSWEQLEQFATKVFEALKKENMIETIG
- a CDS encoding non-hemolytic enterotoxin subunit A, yielding MKKKLVAFFMVLAIILSTMIPQNALAETNKELRSITFSNWIRSLGSQYPLLQSYGLVVLKQPTLDIKNMSSLTNHQQIARENVREWLDEYSPQLIYLNENMNGLSQRVDQYYTRLYELAGEIDNNEQAKIDFLNRFNRLLGNVEDMQADLKRTSLDLNAYKDLLDSDSKAFSEKATKAVELLNGHNSEAIQIRETVKGLLAEIQDELIKIITNPDEVYDFSFRFGKLLYNTVKTSAETQTVDVASIEAISKEIANATSFKTKLSATTIQQKQQEVTALMKKLSKFEQQATEVTIVEDQIIGFAEMVKREVAIFDYIVNEFTTLNNIMDKLKDNVLSGEINPSELQSQLKYLKEIMLQINKQTEQFEGFTTNIK
- a CDS encoding DUF6792 domain-containing protein; translated protein: MQVYTSKEARVGEKSGYDGIAIYLDSKENKKDELYVISQGSKDIKDWDYNIKAMLAGKDIRQAKATNKFVKATQGHFNLNKNEDSTSIIGLSHSLAHNNNTTAYLLYDTFDEIYSVNGAQTNYYQLYNANLEFRETVQSKFSISPIDPNAVYDIDPNKLRQFAEAYYKDKAKNIHQIISEDDPLYAVSVARGFFTLGNVEIIDTNHDYPGLRSLIEDIPDEVIKDFQELAIQYTTASNQGGIKTVMHDILGVNMDVVNKMDNWFNSLKAYATYQPEIDTMIRQLDKKLPGVLKRVKTITSNADLMFGRLVMAGYISNSQKQVIVKEFTNIETELDGIRETLSRLVGVRETGNFFVQIGGDIAAIVKIMGHITAIQDSLEVLKREDLLSILEEIKASHSITEVLSSLSSGKKSYLGSDMVFSTKHGKKEIKVNISAALRMYQNGKAVLEEKLSEIDHFQAAIHREISQCYENNKSQVMRKIDDIEANPGLYSYLLRKHIYFSRLNKKVKRIRVYEVFFPLETANLNEEIHVLRKSIEKGYMYVENYRKAIEDLFAEEKEIGNLFDLVGGE
- a CDS encoding DUF2829 domain-containing protein — protein: MTFEQILPELKAGKKVIRKGWGGAELYVKLVGESQHDGEKLNPYFLINVSGEGYTMFTPTVCDILADDWKIIE
- a CDS encoding QueT transporter family protein, whose protein sequence is MYKSVSHPSSTSMISELTKISLICALYVIITVWLAPISFAAIQFRFSEMFNFLALYHKRYVIAVTLGVIIANFMSPTWFLDVPIGGVATFLVLILCRYVTKRLQNDIIKIGITAIIFAISMFTVAAQLTILFDLPFFYTWLTVGVGELLSMTIGGVIIYWLAKKIDFTK
- a CDS encoding class C sortase is translated as MKRAIVSILFLVGLGIFSYPMISNILSTKVHQSVVKEYEETIDKMDKQSIKKEKEKADKHNEKLRDSEIDFVDPFSTGGASKETTAGNKSYYDALNVGPAIGSLEIPKIDLLLPIYHGTSEEVLSRGVGHLENSSLPTGKPGTHSVLTAHRGLPSAELFRNLDDLTIGDQFYINVLNETFAYEVFDVDIVLPHQTEWLKMKNDEEIVTLLTCEPYMINTHRMLVKGKRVPYDPSKVESAEANDNLWIVIGLGIFFLLLVIWGMKRRKRRKQVEVR
- a CDS encoding class C sortase, with amino-acid sequence MKGKKAITLLFVIGLAILVYPHVAKLINSYLQKQQVDEFQDSLENKTDQEIDELMKRASACNEKIYYNRSGIRDPFADNEKKLHALKECLGLDDDEVFAAIEIPKLGEIIPIFLGASEKTLAKGIGQIEGSSLPVGGKSNHTVLAGHRGMGTKAMFRHVDELKEGDLFYIHTMTGTLTYRVFGQKVINPQETEALEIQENRDLATLFTCHPYPTDYQRLLIQAERADEEKVVKGK
- a CDS encoding non-hemolytic enterotoxin subunit B, which translates into the protein MAVTIVFSNVVPSYAYAKNTTQEQAQTDPTDIYNKFELGPDGLREAMKTTGSNALVMDLYALTVIKQPNISFKYVNSIETNLQKKILMDQDNARENAKEWLDQLKPQLIATNENIINYDNKFEGYYNKLLEATENKDTQALTARLTRLSNSVLENKREVDKLIVDLKQFREKLQTDTQKLKANTNQLSTILTSQDTGIPLFQKQIDAYYESISKYNNILIASSVATAAGPIAIVGGVAVLVTGAGTPLGIGLIAGGAGATGGGITGIVLAKQGIDQAQEEIKVLTGNIQEAQIQLASITAIKKQMEFLTDTIDLAIDSLQNISTQWSTMEAKYRSLVSNIDIMDPEDFELLKEDLVIAKTSWSNIKDFAEKLYVEEIKIVDHQ